The Cyanobacterium sp. T60_A2020_053 genome segment CTTACTGTAGAAAATCTCCAAGTTGGTTTTCGCAAACAAGGCTTATTCTCAAAGAAAAACCAAAACTATTTCTGGGCAGTAAAAGATATAAGTTTTCAAATCTTTGCTGGAGAAACCCTCGGTGTCGTAGGGGAATCTGGTTGCGGAAAATCTACCCTCGCCAAAGCAATTTTACAACTAATTAAACCTTACTCTGGCAAAATCCAGTTTTTAGGAGAAGATTTAACTCAATTAAAAGCCCATCAAGCTAAACTACGGGGAGTGCGCCGGCAAATGCAAATTGTCTTCCAAAACCCTTATAATTCTCTCAATCCCCGTCTTAGCATTGGCAATGCTATCCTTGAGCCAATGATAATTCATAACGCCGGTGGTAATCAACAAAAACGCCGTGAAAGAGTATCTTATTTGTTAGAAAAAGTTGGTTTATCTCCCGACTGGTATCAACGTTATCCCCATGAATTATCGGGAGGGCAACGCCAAAGAGTATGTATCGCAAGGGCTTTGGCTTTAAATCCTCAGTTAATTATTTGTGATGAATCTGTGTCTGCCTTAGATGTGTCTATTCAAGCCCAAGTATTAAACTTATTGAAAGAATTACAACGGGAATTAGGCTTAACCTATATTTTTATTTCCCATGATTTAAGTGTAGTTAAATTTATGGCAGACCGAGTTATGGTCATGAATCAAGGTAAAATCGAAGAAATTGCCACCACTGAACAAATTATCAACTATCCTCAGCGACAATATACTAAAAAATTAATTGCCTCTATTCCCCAATTCCCCGAAGTTGCCTAATATTATTTGAATTTGACCTAAATTTGTAGGTTGGGTTAGCCAAAGCGTAACCCAACAATAGTTTCATTTAATATCAAGTTTGGATAATTAGTTACAAATAGATTATATCTTCGCAATTTACCCACCGTGTAATGAATTACACGGAACCAATAGGTTTACGTTCAATAAATTGAACTAAGATTGTTTTTGATTGATTTGTAAGTGATCAAGCTAACTTAATATAATAAGTCATTACTTGTCAATTTTGTTCTAAATTCCGGGTTTACAAACATTGTAATCCTCATGGGAAACCACAGCTTCAGGTACAACCATACTACCATGATCTCGGCAAATAAGACGATAATTCCTAGTGACAGGAATACTGATAATGAAACGGTCATGTCTTAATCTTTTGCCCCTAAAACAAGTATAACTGGTTTGATTTTGTAATTTGTTAATAATATCTCTAGCTTTTAATACCACATTTTTGGGCAAAGAAGTTAAATCAATGGAATCATAGTAAAATGTCTCCTGCCAAGCATTTTTTTCCTTTCTTCTTTCTTCTTGAAAAGATTGTGTTTGGTCACACCTATGGCATACACTACCATAACCTGAGTGACCGCAGGAAAACTTTTTTTTTCTTCTTGACATGGCTATTTCCTCTTAATTATTAACGACTTTTATTAATTATAAATCAAGTTATTTTTGACATTTATAAATACAGTTTGTTAGCTTTACATTTAAAATTAAATTTATTTTTACAAAGGTTTTCAAAGCTAACTATAGCAATCAGGAATGATTTATGAGAAATTTAAAATAAAGAAGATTATGGCACAATCTACCAGACAAGGGGTTTAAACCCCTTTTTATTAAAATTTAAGTGTTGATAATCTCACAACTCAGATAGGATTGCTATAAAAATAAGTTTTTACAAAAATAAGCAGATTTTTAAACAAAATACTTAGAAAATAAAAATTTTCTTAATCAGGTTTAAATAAATCTAACTGAATTTACAGATAATTTGATATTTAGCGATCACACCAAATAAATCAAATTGAACTAATAAAACTTATAAATGTCTAGGTTTAACATTGATCCCCACATCATTAGAATACTAAAAATGTTCACTAACAGACAATCAATAACTACCATAATGCAAAGAAAATGCAACGATTCTTCACAAAACTTTAAAAGAAATAAGAACTATTTAAGATTACATAGGTGGTGCTGAAAAAGTCTTTTGATGAGGATAGGTATCAGGTTGCAGGTGTAAATTTCAGACGATTATAGAATTTGCTTACAAAATTTAACCGAAAAAATCAATTAAGATATATTTTTTGTCAATTCTTTCACCTAATACCTAACACCTGATACCTGACACCTTTACAGCACCGAAACCTAGCATCATTGTTGAAGTAGAGCAAAAAAACTATCATCGAGATCATAACCAAAAATTTGAGCCAGCGCCCTCAACCGTGCATTACCCGTAATACCTTGAGTTTTGAGCCACTGGTGTAGAAAAAACATTTTCGTCATAATGAAAATATCCAGAGCTTCAGAATTGTACTGAATGCCCTCACTACGGTTAAACTGATGAGGCACAAGCATCGCCACATAACGTGCCAATTCCCCTTCACGCCAATTTAAAAGTAGAGGTAGATAACCATAGCGCACATCCACTGCAATAAACCATAAGCGAATTTCAGGCATTTCTGACCATTCCCTCGGATCAGTTTCTTGTCGGGGATAATCAATGTTAAACTTAATTTTTTGTTCAGCGCCCATCACCCCATTTTCTGCTTGTAATTTGTTAATTACCGATGTAACTGGTGATAAATCTAATTGATCAATATTTTCTTGAGTGATTTTAATAATAATATCCATAGGAGATAATTAATTATGAATTATGAATTATGAATTATGAATTATGAATTATGAATTATGAATTATGAATTAATAATTTCCTTTGCCCCTTGCCCTTTGCCCTTTTAACCAATTATCCATTATTAATAGAGCCATCAGGCATAATAGCGCCCTTCAAATTACAATTAGTTAAAATTGCACCACTGAGATTAGCATTTTGTAAATTAGCCTTGCTTAAATCAGCGCCCGTCAAATCAGCATAAACCAGAGAAACATTAACTAAATTAGCCTCTTTTAAAACAGCATTTTGCAAATTAACATGACTCAAATTAGCCTCAGCTAAATTAGCCTTAATAAAACTAGCTGAAGTTAAATCACTACCATCAAAATCAGCTTGATAAAGATTAGCATGGTCAAAAATTACCCCTTGGGATTTAGTATTAATTAATTGAGTTTTTACTAATTCAGCATAACTAAAATCAGTGGCGTGGTTTTTACTTTTACTACTTAAATCAGCTAAATCTAAATCCGCAGAAGATAAATTGGCATGACTAAAATTAGCATCATTAAGCACTGCTTGAATAAAATTAACATTACTTAAATCAGCATGGTTAAAGTCCGTTCTCAGCAATTTAGAGTAACTCAAATTACTATGAATTAATGTAGTATCTTTAAAAGTTGCTTTGCTAAAGTCCGCTTTTTTCAAATTACTATAACTTAAATCAGCTTTTTGAAAATTAGTGCGGAGGGCGCTGGCCTTTTCCAAATTACTATAAGTCAAGTCACTAGAGAAAAAATTAGCTTTCTCTAAATTTAAACCCTGTAAATTGGCTTTATGCAAATTAGCACGACTTAAATTATTTTTGCTTAAATCCCATTGTGAAGAGCGAAAATGATAGTTACTGAAATCACATTTAACACAATTACCCTTCTTGGTTAATTGAGTAAGATCATTTTTTTCATAAGCATAAACACTACTATTAAAAGAGAAAAAAGTCACGACGAAAAATAATACACTAATAGCAATAGATAAATAGTTATTTTTAGTTAACATTCTGTAATAAAGATTATAAAATTCATTTGTCAATTACTATATCAGTCAAAAGGGCAAAGGTAAAGATAGCTTGAACTAACATTAAATTTACTTACATCTTAATTTTCATTTCCTTAAACTACACTTTAGATTGTCACAAACATTCTCTTTGCGTCTTTGTGCCTTTGCGAGAAACAAAAAACGTGGTTTATTCCTCTAAAATGCACTGTAAAATACAGAGTTTTAAACTTTTTATTATTCGATCAATCTCAGATTTTTTGCCCATAAAAAAACCTGCCGTTATCAGCAGGTTTCACCATGAAAAAAACTTTAACAAATTAGGCTAACTCACGGGAAGTAAACTTTTCAATGGTTGCTTGACTTTCGTAAACAAAATTATGATTTTGATCTTTTGTCTTATTCATACTAGGTAAAAGATTGCGAGACTGTAAGCTCATATGGAGTTGTAAATGAGCGACATAATCACTAACATCCTCTTGAGAAGAATAGTTGGCAGTATTGGAGTTTAAGTTCATTACTTTTATCAACGGTTTGGGCATGATGATCTAACTTTACCAATTTTATTTATGATCGTCAACAAAAGGTTTCTTTACATTAAGCTAGTTTACTTGTGAAAGTAGGCAAAGGACATTCATAATTCATCATTCATAATTCATCATTTCCCAGCGCCCTCCACAAAAACCTTGCTAAATTTGACGTAAATCAGTATATCATTAGGAAGAAATTTAGAATCATTAATAATTGGTGTTGAGGAGAGGCAAAGTGAATACAATAGATTTGAACGGTAAACCATTCCATTTTATCGGTATTGGTGGCATAGGAATGTCTGCTTTGGCTTATATTTTAGCGAAACGAAATATTCCTTTGTCCGGTTCTGATCTAAGGTGTAGTAACATTATTGAACGTTTACAGTCTTTGGGTGCTGAAGTTTTTTTAACCCAAAACGGAGCTAATTTTGATCAATTTGCCCAGCGCCCTTCACCCTTGAATATCCCTCAAATAATTTGCTCCACCGCTATCAATGAGAATAATTTAGAGTATAAAGAAGCAGTAAACCAAGGTTATCCCATT includes the following:
- a CDS encoding CRR6 family NdhI maturation factor, which produces MDIIIKITQENIDQLDLSPVTSVINKLQAENGVMGAEQKIKFNIDYPRQETDPREWSEMPEIRLWFIAVDVRYGYLPLLLNWREGELARYVAMLVPHQFNRSEGIQYNSEALDIFIMTKMFFLHQWLKTQGITGNARLRALAQIFGYDLDDSFFALLQQ
- a CDS encoding pentapeptide repeat-containing protein, with protein sequence MLTKNNYLSIAISVLFFVVTFFSFNSSVYAYEKNDLTQLTKKGNCVKCDFSNYHFRSSQWDLSKNNLSRANLHKANLQGLNLEKANFFSSDLTYSNLEKASALRTNFQKADLSYSNLKKADFSKATFKDTTLIHSNLSYSKLLRTDFNHADLSNVNFIQAVLNDANFSHANLSSADLDLADLSSKSKNHATDFSYAELVKTQLINTKSQGVIFDHANLYQADFDGSDLTSASFIKANLAEANLSHVNLQNAVLKEANLVNVSLVYADLTGADLSKANLQNANLSGAILTNCNLKGAIMPDGSINNG